From one Lycium ferocissimum isolate CSIRO_LF1 chromosome 7, AGI_CSIRO_Lferr_CH_V1, whole genome shotgun sequence genomic stretch:
- the LOC132063459 gene encoding uncharacterized protein LOC132063459 — MASLTPGILLKLLQHLDDKDTKVAGEHRSALLQVISIVPSLDDDPWKSRGFYLRVSDSQHSAYVSVSEQDVDLILSDNIQLGQFIHVTRLDSGSPVPVLRGVKPVPKRRPCVGDPKDLISSDFLTARTRPDPKRGKKNGEVKRVETGRPKVNRVMVVSEDVKSRRQSIGNGKVDGLEMRRLSLDSVRRGWDRSPGEKNGSGAATPRSKYKSGLLGSDPIPSVKKPSLDKVSTPRLSTASISPLTSKNNIVSPRSVGKPTRKDLELIVSPRSVGKPTRKDLDLIASPRTVSKPTRKDLELSQDETLPCNLTKVALSFKNWSDSRISWSSLPSTVRDLGKEVTSYRNVAFLSAMHALEEAAASEGVIQCMSMFAELCESSKNVPAGQLVEQFLNLHQNMQKAADVTKSLVTRTHEAKGNDKLCLQNRFPEICHNLTNKNAASWIQAAIDSELSNFCLFIKEGKKGDLDNEKSHYVILKNNPTISEAENQPPKNKQSPKTNGPSGPDSTGRRSVSQAKQHLPATKRTNIGREEWSKGSGLKQAANLAEKLLSSSRAWFLNFLEDSLSKGFGLNTAEGNSEIASLLGQLKRVNQWLDDMVKLGNRVDERVEGLKKKLYRFLLDHVDSSILGGK; from the exons ATGGCGTCTCTCACGCCTGGTATTTTACTTAAACTCTTGCAACATCTCGATGATAAAGACACTAAAGTCGCTGGTGAACATCGCTCTGCTCTTCTTCAG GTGATTAGTATAGTTCCATCACTAGATGATGATCCATGGAAAAGCAGGGGATTTTATCTAAGGGTATCAGATTCTCAGCATTCAGCTTACGTTTCTGTATCTGAACAAGATGTTGACTTGATACTCAGTGACAACATTCAACTCGGTCAGTTCATTCACGTGACCCGGCTCGACTCCGGTTCACCTGTTCCGGTTCTTCGTGGTGTCAAACCGGTTCCCAAGAGGCGACCATGTGTTGGTGATCCTAAAGATTTGATTTCAAGTGATTTTCTCACTGCCAgaacccgacccgacccgaaaAGGGGGAAGAAGAATGGTGAAGTGAAACGGGTCGAGACAGGTCGACCCAAAGTGAACAGAGTGATGGTGGTGAGTGAGGATGTAAAATCAAGAAGACAGTCTATTGGAAATGGGAAAGTGGATGGGTTAGAGATGAGGAGATTGAGTTTGGATTCGGTTAGAAGAGGATGGGATCGGAGCCCCGGTGAGAAAAATGGGTCTGGAGCAGCTACACCTAGGTCCAAATACAAAAGCGGGTTATTGGGTTCGGATCCT ATTCCTTCTGTGAAGAAGCCTTCTTTAGACAAAGTTTCAACACCAAGGCTTTCAACTGCAAGCATTTCACCGCTTACTAGTAAGAATAATATTGTCTCCCCAAGATCAGTTGGCAAGCCCACCAGAAAAGATCTAGAGCTTATTGTCTCACCAAGATCAGTTGGCAAGCCCACTAGAAAAGATCTAGACCTTATTGCCTCACCAAGAACAGTTAGCAAGCCCACTAGAAAAGATCTAGAGCTTTCGCAAGATGAGACTCTTCCGTGCAATCTGACAAAGGTGGCCCTCAGTTTTAAAAATTGGTCCGACTCAAGGATTTCATGGAGTTCACTTCCATCAACAGTTCGTGATCTTGGCAAG GAAGTTACAAGTTATAGGAATGTAGCATTTCTGTCTGCTATGCATGCATTAGAAGAAGCTGCTGCTTCAGAAGGTGTCATCCAATGCATGAG TATGTTTGCAGAACTATGTGAATCGTCGAAGAATGTACCTGCCGGACAACTCGTTGAGCAATTTTTGAACCTTCATCAAAACATGCAGAAAGCTGCGGACGTTACAAAATCATTGGTGACGAGAACTCATGAAGCAAAAGGCAATGACAAGTTGTGTCTGCAGAATCGCTTTCCAGAAATTTGCCATAATCTTACAAATAAGAATGCAGCCTCTTGGATTCAAGCTGCAATTGATTCCGAACTTTCCAATTTCTGTTTGTTCATCAAGGAAGGCAAGAAGGGAGATTTGGATAATGAGAAATCTCATTACGTTATACTAAAGAACAATCCAACGATTAGTGAAGCAGAGAACCAACCGCCTAAAAACAAGCAAAGCCCTAAAACTAACGGGCCATCTGGTCCTGATTCTACTGGACGAAGATCAGTATCTCAAGCGAAGCAGCATTTACCAGCCACAAAAAGAACAAAtattggaagagaagaatggtCCAAAGGGAGTGGGCTGAAGCAGGCTGCAAATTTAGCAGAAAAGTTGCTTTCTTCATCTCGTGCATGGTTCTTGAACTTCTTAGAAGATTCGTTGAGCAAGGGATTTGGGCTGAATACCGCGGAAGGGAATTCTGAAATCGCAAGTCTTCTTGGTCAACTCAAAAGAGTCAATCAGTGGTTGGATGACATGGTTAAGTTGGGAAACAGAGTAGATGAGAGGGTAGAAGGATTAAAAAAGAAGTTATATAGGTTTTTGCTTGATCATGTTGACTCCTCCATCCTTGGAGGTAAGTAA
- the LOC132063461 gene encoding protein SOSEKI 1 gives MEGQTHGGTEVRRLHIIYFLSRKGRIEHPHLIRVHHFSRNGIRLRDVKRWLGELRGKDMPESFAWSYKRKYKTGYVWQDLLDEDLITPISDNEYVLKGSQVSSITPIKDASCGEKGVTTTMQKEQTKPDQDHNQDPSMDSSKKIPSEIEEESPTSTVTTDSPKIQEEEKVNNFENSSSSFSSNSSTSSASFGSMKIKKKTNDHVKENGEKNSTQSSEKTSKNPKLNKSRSYSNGASSIFRNLITCGAVDTDESGIVPLRKNKTSLTASSEKTVSFSSEICKSEKLGGSQRIFGTAWNQQTNGRKSCDGAFSSSKNKSEFGSRRSVSANYKPINGPNCSQCGKPFKPEKLHSHMKSCKGMKALAKGANSVNSAPEKTSKDASKVDSVSGNCLTH, from the exons ATGGAGGGACAAACTCATGGAGGTACAGAAGTGAGAAGACTTCACATCATATATTTTCTGAGTAGAAAAGGTCGTATTGAACATCCTCATCTCATCAGAGTTCatcatttttctagaaatggCATTCGTCTTCGAG ATGTCAAGAGATGGTTGGGAGAATTGCGAGGAAAAGACATGCCTGAATCTTTTGCTTGGTCATACAAGAG GAAATACAAGACTGGATATGTATGGCAAGACTTGCTGGATGAAGATCTCATTACTCCAATTTCGGACAATGAATACGTCCTTAAAGGATCCCAAGTTTCATCCATCACCCCTATTAAAG ATGCTTCATGTGGTGAAAAAGGAGTAACAACAACCATGCAAAAGGAACAAACAAAACCAGATCAAGATCATAATCAAGATCCTTCAATGGATTCATCAAAGAAAATCCCTTCAGAGATTGAAGAAGAATCTCCAACTTCAACAGTCACCACAGATTCACCAAAAatccaagaagaagaaaaagttaaCAACTTTGAGAacagttcttcttctttttcatcaaATTCTTCTACTTCCTCTGCTTCTTTTGGCTcaatgaaaatcaagaagaaaacaaatgatCATGTTaaagaaaatggagaaaaaaatagtaCTCAGAGTTCGGAAAAAACGTCGAAAAACCCGAAATTGAACAAGAGTAGAAGCTATTCAAATGGGGCTTCAAGTATTTTCAGGAATTTGATAACTTGTGGAGCTGTGGATACTGATGAATCTGGAATTGTTccacttagaaaaaataagaCTTCTTTAACTGCTTCTAGTGAAAAAACAGTGAGTTTTTCTTCAGAGATTTGTAAATCAGAGAAACTTGGAGGATCTCAAAGGATTTTTGGTACGGCTTGGAATCAACAAACTAATGGAAG GAAAAGCTGTGATGGGGCATTCAGTTCTTCAAAGAACAAAAGTGAATTTGGCAGTCGGAGATCAGTTTCTGCTAATTATAAGCCAATCAATGGACCCAACTGCTC GCAATGTGGGAAGCCATTCAAGCCAGAAAAACTTCATTCCCACATGAAATCCTGCAAAGGGATGAAAGCTCTGGCAAAGGGTGCTAATTCTGTTAACTCTGCTCCTGAGAAGACATCCAAAGATGCATCAAAAGTGGATTCTGTTTCTGGAAACTGTTTGACTCATTAA